In Oncorhynchus keta strain PuntledgeMale-10-30-2019 chromosome 19, Oket_V2, whole genome shotgun sequence, a single genomic region encodes these proteins:
- the LOC118398392 gene encoding WD repeat and coiled-coil-containing protein-like, whose translation MELGKAKLLRTGLNTLHQAIHPVHGIAWTDGKQVCLTSLYYANGDVKFGDTNVIGQFEHVFGLYWGPLCCSGSPALLAVQHKKHVTVWQLQLSALEQNKLLCTQTCEMSEPFPLLSEGCVWHPKMDILSVLTKKDASVLFCVRVDNRRVKADIKGSGLIHCACWTKDGTRLVVAVGSALYSYIYNDVQKSLLACSFCPIFDVGGYICAIESTGEAQVAVATELPLERICGLNAGIVFDVPSDSESSLLGHSSLMVMLDEDGCIDPRRRSFDSERSYLSCSPSGGPMDLTHLLAKHRRSDPSPLINLRRKDHLTGSGQDSSHLILVTYEQKVTSTSKVSIPGILVPDILAFDSRGSMVAVASNTCSMVLVYCITPFAMPNVQQISLQKNERPKGVCFLSDKTLLLMIGRQKSNEPAFLPSSNTEKYILHLSSKEIVYDGETPASPSPNRQSPANFYPGIRRHSEHVFSKEEQQERVAIKELELPGGGVIQSRSPGSSRRRLVEEVRSPEPSSVDFPYSDLCRPSDQSHSSASSITVENFDIEPINRMRASVQSGDLSRPCSPYYNPGDKTHTELPTLPKTTPLAPREKERNLEQLSQNMERIFSRFSEVQQYLTEIRDFTQNGKRGLGTIYPNACEPPYVNITCQKQLSENVFIDERRPVLLCEGKLCLKVLQELFNLTIVEIMYGPLWIVLVADAEGFVPLTFKPKEELTVRNGRRKSPIRSPGSPDTCPSSPVKSPSSPAKSQT comes from the exons ATGGAACTGGGCAAAGCCAAGTTGCTGAGGACCGGTCTGAACACGCTACACCAAGCCATCCACCCAGTTCACGGGATCGCATGGACGGATGGGAAACAGGTCTGCCTCACCTCCCTTTACTATGCCAACGGTGACGTGAAATTCGGCGACACCAATGTCATTGGTCAGTTTGAGCATGTCTTCGGTCTCTACTGGGGCCCTCTATGCTGCTCCGGCTCTCCTGCTCTGTTGGCCGTCCAACACAAGAAGCATGTCACAGTGTGGCAGCTGCAGCTCAGCGCTCTGGAACAGAACAAGCTGCTGTGCACTCAGACCTGTGAGATGAGCGAACCGTTCCCCCTTCTGTCTGAGGGATGTGTCTGGCATCCCAAGATGGACATCCTTTCTGTCCTTACCAAGAAAGATGCCTCTGTGCTGTTCTGTGTCCGTGTGGACAACCGCAGGGTGAAGGCTGATATTAAAGGCAGTGGACTCATCCACTGTGCCTGCTGGACCAAAGATGGCACCCGGTTGGTTGTGGCCGTTGGAAGCGCCCTTTACTCCTACATCTATAACGATGTTCAGAAGAGTCTTTTAGCCTGCTCCTTCTGCCCTATCTTCGATGTGGGTGGGTACATCTGTGCCATCGAGTCGACAGGCGAAGCCCAGGTGGCAGTGGCTACAGAGCTGCCTCTGGAGAGGATCTGCGGGCTGAACGCAGGTATAGTCTTCGACGTGCCCTCAGATTCCGAGTCCTCCCTACTAGGACATTCTTCTCTTATGGTGATGTTGGATGAGGATGGCTGTATAGACCCCCGCAGGAGGTCATTTGACTCGGAGAGGTCCTACCTGTCCTGCTCTCCGTCTGGCGGCCCTATGGACCTCACCCACCTCCTGGCCAAGCACCGGCGCTCCGACCCCAGTCCACTCATAAACTTGCGCCGCAAGGACCACCTGACCGGCTCCGGACAGGATTCATCTCACCTTATCCTTGTCACCTACGAACAGAAAGTCACCAGCACCAGTAAGGTCAGCATCCCTGGGATCCTGGTGCCAGACATCTTGGCCTTTGACTCCAGAGGCTCCATGGTGGCGGTGGCATCCAACACGTGTAGCATGGTGCTGGTCTACTGCATCACGCCCTTCGCTATGCCCAATGTCCAGCAGATCTCCTTACAGAAGAACGAGAGGCCCAAAGGCGTCTGCTTCCTCAGTGACAAGACGCTGCTTCTCATGATCGGCAGACAGAAGTCCAACGAACctgccttcctcccctcctccaacaCGGAAAAATACATCCTGCACCTCTCCTCCAAGGAGATAGTCTACGACGGGGAAACCCCGGCGTCTCCCTCCCCGAACCGGCAATCCCCCGCTAATTTCTACCCGGGGATTAGGCGCCACTCAGAGCATGTCTTCTCTAAGGAGGAGCAGCAGGAGCGTGTGGCGATCAAGGAGTTGGAGCTGCCGGGAGGAGGTGTAATCCAGTCCCGTTCTCCagggagcagcaggaggaggctggtggaggaggtgaggagcCCGGAGCCCAGCTCAGTCGACTTTCCCTACTCTGACCTCTGCCGCCCCTCTGATCAATCCCACTCGAGCGCCTCCTCCATTACGGTCGAGAACTTCGACATCGAACCCATCAACCGGATGAGAGCATCAGTGCAATCTGGGGACTTGAGTCGACCCTGCTCCCCATACTACAACCCTGGGGATAAGACCCACACGGAGCTCCCCACCCTGCCCAAGACCACCCCCCTGGcccccagagagaaggagaggaaccTGGAGCAGCTGTCCCAGAACATGGAGAGGATTTTCTCTCGCTTCTCTGAGGTGCAACAGTATCTCACAGAGATCAGGGACTTCACTCAGAACGGGAAAAGGGGTTTGGGGACTATTTACCCCAACGCCTGTGAACCTCCATACGTTAACATCACATGTCAG AAGCAGCTGTCTGAAAATGTGTTTATAGATGAGAGAAGACCAGTGTTGCTGTGTGAGGGGAAGCTGTGTCTGAAGGTTCTTCAGGAGCTCTTTAACCTCACTATAGTAGAGATTATGTATG GTCCGTTGTGGATAGTCCTAGTGGCGGATGCAGAGGGCTTTGTACCCCTGACTTTTAAACCCAAAGAGGAGTTGACCGTGAGGAACGGCAGGAGGAAATCTCCCATCAGAAGCCCTGGCAGCCCAGACACATGCCCCTCCAGCCCTGTGAAATCTCCCTCAAGCCCAGCTAAATCACAGACTTGA